One genomic region from Epinephelus fuscoguttatus linkage group LG6, E.fuscoguttatus.final_Chr_v1 encodes:
- the LOC125890414 gene encoding bifunctional methylenetetrahydrofolate dehydrogenase/cyclohydrolase 2, mitochondrial-like, producing the protein MAASVSPLRSSFRICSPLTLHHHCCRAKLRVHRKCDSQRRHLQHSASRHAAVVISGTELARQLHREIQRDVEELVAQGNMRPHLGVVLVGDDPASRTYVKNKTRAASILGISSDTVVRPSSVSQEELLELIDKMNRDWRVSGLLVQLPLPEHINERAVCNAIAPEKDVDGFHIVNIGKLCLDQRSMVPATPAAVWEIIKRAGIETVGKNVLVAGRSKNVGMPIAMLLHTDRKHERPGGDATVTIAHRCTPREQLKELTSLADIIIAAAGVPRLITADMVKEGAAVIDVGINRIKDPNTGKLRLIGDVDFEGVKEKAGFITPVPGGVGPMTVAMLMKNTVTAARNALMH; encoded by the exons atggcgGCCTCTGTTTCACCGCTACGCTCCTCCTTCAGGATTTGTAGCCCGCTAACGTTACACCATCACTGCTGCCGGGCCAAACTGCGGGTGCACAGAAAATGCGACAGTCAGAGGAGACACCTTCAGCACTCTGCGAGCAG ACACGCGGCTGTGGTGATTTCGGGGACCGAGTTGGCTCGTCAGCTCCACAGAGAAATCCAGCGTGATGTTGAAGAACTGGTAGCTCAGGGCAACATGAGACCCCACCTGGGAGTTGTCTTAGTGGGGGACGACCCAGCCAGTCGCACCTATGTTAAGAACAAGACCCGGGCAGCCAGCATCCTGG gTATCTCCAGTGACACAGTGGTGCGGCCTAGCTCGGTCTCCCAGGAGGAGTTGCTGGAGCTGATTGACAAGATGAACCGTGACTGGAGGGTCAGCGGCCTGTTGGTGCAGCTGCCACTTCCTG AGCATATCAATGAGCGAGCAGTATGTAACGCCATCGCTCCAGAGAAGGATGTGGATGGCTTCCACATTGTGAACATCGGTAAGCTGTGTCTGGACCAGAGATCCATGGTGCCTGCCACGCCTGCAGCTGTTTGGGAGATCATCAAAAGAGCAG gtaTTGAGACGGTGGGGAAGAATGTGCTGGTTGCTGGCCGCTCTAAAAATGTTGGAATGCCCATCGCTATGTTGCTGCACACCGATCGCAAGCATGAACGCCCCGGGG GTGACGCCACAGTGACCATTGCCCACAGATGTACACCGAGGGAGCAGCTGAAGGAGCTAACCAGCCTGGCTGACATCATCATTGCAGCTGCAG GTGTTCCCAGACTGATCACAGCAGATATGGTGAAAGAGGGCGCAGCAGTCATTGACGTCGGCATAAACCGCATCAAGGACCCAAACACGGGAAAACTGCGGCTCATTGGTGACGTGGACTTTGAGG GAGTGAAAGAGAAGGCAGGTTTCATCACACCTGTTCCCGGAGGCGTGGGTCCGATGACAGTAGCCATGCTGATGAAGAACACTGTGACCGCTGCCAGAAATGCACTGatgcattaa
- the epgn gene encoding epigen produces MFAHRQTYLGKAFLLLLLITAGRSAMLSNNLPTTATPTVSISSLTTQLNNSSMEEPRVERSHRSCRSEHAKYCENGGECMYPQDSDEPSCICTSSYSGQRCLFYSDHARTLPELEQLIGIIFGVAMFIIVLGILSYCFVYKRCKKSAPLIKSAASETSV; encoded by the exons ATGTTTGCACATAGACAGACATACCTGGGGAAGG CCTTCCTGCTGCTTCTCCTGATCACAGCAGGACGATCCGCAATGCTGAGTAACAACCTCCCAACCACAGCAACTCCCACTGTGTCGATCTCATCTCTGACCACACAGCTCAACAACA gcAGTATGGAGGAACCTCGGGTCGAGCGCTCACACAGATCCTGCAGAAGTGAACATGCAAAGTACTGTGAAAATGGTGGAGAGTGCATGTACCCTCAAGACAGCGACGAACCCTCTTGCAT CTGCACGTCCTCGTACAGCGGGCAACGTTGCCTGTTCTACAGTGATCACGCTCGCACTCTGCCTGAGCTGGAGCAACTGATCGGCATCATTTTTGGGGTGGCCATGTTCATCATCGTCCTGGGCATCTTAAGTTACTGCTTTGTCTATAAGAG GTGTAAAAAATCAGCACCGCTAATAAAATCTGCAGCGTCCGAGACGTCAGTGTGA
- the LOC125890421 gene encoding proepiregulin-like → MGNSKPSALLSLIGVMLLWPYVLTKSVSSRLQTPDSSSLSAGQGEERPHVVKRSTQNCDSTFDSYCMNNGQCMLLVDINEHHCKCERGFYGPRCSNPELVVQPMGEEQIIVTVFCVSLLIIGLAGALYFCCKWYKKNTRQQKRQGYKGVQTA, encoded by the exons ATGGGGAACAGCAAACCCTCCGCGCTCCTCTCACTAATCG GTGTCATGTTGCTCTGGCCGTATGTTCTCACCAAGAGCGTCTCGTCCAGACTGCAGACTCCAGacagctcctctctctctgcag GACAGGGAGAAGAGCGCCCTCATGTGGTGAAGCGATCAACACAGAACTGCGACAGCACTTTTGACAGCTACTGCATGAACAACGGCCAGTGCATGCTGCTGGTGGACATCAATGAGCACCACTGCAA GTGTGAGAGGGGCTTCTACGGCCCCAGGTGTAGCAACCCGGAGCTCGTTGTTCAGCCAATGGGAGAAGAGCAGATTATTGTGACCGTTTTCTGTGTGAGTCTGCTGATTATAGGTCTGGCTGGAGCTCTCTACTTCTGCTGCAAATG GTATAAGAAAAACACACGCCAGCAGAAGCGGCAGGGTTACAAAGGAGTCCAGACAGCTTAG